Proteins from a single region of Runella sp. SP2:
- a CDS encoding PQQ-dependent sugar dehydrogenase — MLQKPLTPFFKKSFYWLFFAISLSSWNVFAQTSYTTDAKILAKGQQLFQANCSTCHNFLQKGIGPSLERATTELPADWLKKVIHNAPEVLASGDARLTKLFEDYKQVMPPFTQLKGAEVEAILAFIHKNQKELARDKEAVGAVLDPLPEKIKKEGWQMQLRYLSTAPATGPKAPLARINKMLVLKGEKDRVFVSDLQGIIYELINNQWNIALDIRKERPQFISSPGLATGLGSYAFHPDFSQNGLLYTTHTEKAKSALADFRYADSIKVTLQWVVTEWKIANSGTIPFSVKGRELFRINMVSPIHGMQEITFNPLAKAGDKEYGLMYIGIGDGGASENGFPNICNSTNGAWSSVLRIDPLGKNSRNGRYGIPESNPYANATSPTTVKEVFCRGFRNPNRITWSPDGKMLITDIGQTNIEELNLGKAGADYGWPDREGTFVINPRGRMDKVFPLPANEPSQKYTYPIMQYDHDEGKAIGGGFVYQGKANPDLQGKYVFTDINNGRVFLGENAQFVQGKYAHIEEIELLIDNQPADFFQLLSPAKPDPHIGVGLDNEMYVFTKADGKLYQVVGFSRKAK; from the coding sequence ATGCTTCAAAAACCCCTCACACCTTTTTTTAAAAAGAGTTTTTATTGGCTATTTTTTGCCATTTCCTTGAGTTCATGGAATGTTTTTGCCCAAACATCCTACACTACTGACGCCAAAATCTTGGCTAAAGGGCAGCAACTTTTTCAGGCCAATTGCTCCACTTGTCATAATTTCCTTCAAAAAGGAATAGGGCCAAGCTTAGAACGAGCTACGACCGAATTACCCGCCGATTGGCTGAAAAAAGTCATCCACAATGCCCCTGAGGTGCTTGCCAGCGGGGATGCCCGACTAACCAAACTTTTTGAAGACTATAAACAAGTGATGCCTCCCTTTACGCAGCTCAAAGGTGCTGAAGTTGAGGCTATTTTGGCTTTTATTCACAAAAATCAAAAGGAATTAGCCCGCGACAAAGAAGCGGTAGGTGCGGTGTTAGACCCTTTGCCCGAAAAGATTAAAAAGGAAGGTTGGCAAATGCAACTTCGCTACCTCTCGACCGCACCTGCCACAGGCCCCAAAGCTCCCTTGGCACGCATCAACAAAATGCTTGTTTTGAAAGGTGAAAAAGACCGCGTTTTTGTCTCTGATTTGCAAGGAATAATATATGAACTCATTAATAATCAGTGGAATATTGCCTTAGATATTCGTAAAGAACGGCCCCAGTTTATTTCGTCTCCAGGCTTGGCAACGGGCTTAGGGAGTTATGCTTTTCACCCCGATTTTTCCCAAAATGGCTTGTTATACACCACGCACACCGAAAAAGCAAAAAGTGCTTTGGCCGATTTTCGATATGCAGATTCCATCAAAGTTACTTTGCAATGGGTGGTTACGGAGTGGAAAATCGCCAATTCGGGCACGATTCCTTTTTCGGTAAAGGGTCGTGAGTTGTTTCGTATCAACATGGTTTCGCCCATTCACGGAATGCAGGAAATTACTTTTAACCCACTTGCCAAAGCAGGGGATAAAGAATACGGGTTGATGTACATCGGCATTGGTGACGGTGGCGCTTCCGAAAACGGTTTTCCTAATATTTGTAATAGCACCAACGGAGCTTGGAGTTCGGTGTTGCGTATCGACCCGCTCGGGAAAAATAGCCGAAACGGTCGTTATGGTATTCCTGAAAGTAACCCTTATGCCAATGCCACTTCACCAACTACCGTCAAAGAAGTGTTTTGTCGAGGGTTTCGTAATCCCAACCGTATCACGTGGAGCCCTGATGGAAAAATGCTCATCACTGACATTGGACAAACCAACATCGAAGAGTTGAACCTTGGAAAAGCAGGGGCAGATTACGGCTGGCCCGACCGCGAAGGAACTTTTGTGATTAATCCGCGCGGACGCATGGACAAAGTGTTTCCGTTGCCCGCCAACGAACCTTCTCAAAAATATACCTATCCCATCATGCAGTACGACCACGACGAAGGGAAAGCCATTGGGGGAGGTTTTGTGTATCAGGGCAAAGCTAATCCTGATTTACAGGGTAAGTACGTGTTTACGGATATTAATAACGGACGGGTGTTTTTGGGAGAAAATGCGCAGTTTGTTCAAGGGAAATATGCTCATATTGAAGAGATTGAGCTGTTGATTGACAACCAGCCTGCCGACTTTTTTCAATTACTTTCTCCCGCCAAACCCGATCCACACATTGGCGTTGGGTTAGACAACGAAATGTACGTTTTTACTAAAGCCGACGGAAAACTTTATCAAGTAGTAGGCTTTTCACGCAAGGCTAAATAA
- a CDS encoding carboxymuconolactone decarboxylase family protein, with protein MTTEYQSPKDRAYVETLINAASKEAAAFLNLKYTAERKDGVIPIKYRELMSVAVALTTQCAYCIESHIKNAVEAGATREEIAETVFIAAALRAGGAVGTGLLAMRLFEDEKKNVTT; from the coding sequence ATGACGACAGAATACCAATCGCCGAAAGACCGTGCCTACGTAGAAACGCTCATTAATGCTGCATCAAAAGAAGCCGCCGCTTTTTTAAACCTAAAATATACTGCCGAACGCAAAGACGGTGTGATTCCAATCAAGTACCGTGAACTAATGTCGGTGGCCGTAGCCCTCACTACGCAATGCGCTTATTGCATAGAGTCGCACATAAAAAATGCCGTTGAAGCAGGAGCTACACGGGAAGAAATTGCCGAAACGGTATTTATCGCAGCCGCACTTCGGGCAGGAGGAGCCGTGGGAACGGGGCTACTCGCCATGCGTCTTTTTGAAGACGAAAAGAAAAACGTTACAACTTAA
- a CDS encoding glycoside hydrolase family 30 protein codes for MKPILYALALFCWLTSYGQKEKPLGSAVQIVINPSVTYQTIEHFGASDAWSCQFVGQWPDAKRNAIADLLFSRELSTNGQPKGIGLSLWRFNLGAGTAEQGTNSGIKDEWRRAESFLRPDGTYDWDKQAGQRWFLEAAKQRGVPYFLAFPNSPPVSFTTNGKGFATNKTTNLNPERYGDFADFMAQSLKGIQAKTGVNFNYISPVNEPQWDWSDGGQEGTPFYNQQIAGICRALNKALVNAKLSTQINVAEAGQLEFLYSEHGRAGKGTQIQAFFDKNSPDYLGDLSQLTRAISGHSYFTSSPYDKAVNVRKQVLTELNKQQELRYWMSEYCILGDNGGEINGSGKDLGMSPALYVAKLIHNDLTNANATAWHWWLAISPYNYKDGLIYIDKNKTDGNFQSSKMLWALGNYSRFIRPGAVRVDATLSQTNQALYASSYKNTDGRLVTVLVNTSDIPVAIQPNVTSKKRSRWEAFTTSENEDLRPTSLSSKSLIIKGKSVVTLVEK; via the coding sequence ATGAAACCTATTCTGTATGCACTTGCTTTGTTTTGCTGGCTAACGAGTTATGGCCAAAAAGAAAAACCCTTGGGTTCGGCTGTTCAAATCGTCATAAATCCTAGTGTCACGTACCAAACCATCGAGCATTTTGGCGCCTCCGATGCGTGGTCTTGTCAGTTTGTGGGACAGTGGCCCGATGCCAAACGCAATGCCATCGCCGATTTGTTGTTTAGCCGTGAATTATCGACCAACGGACAACCCAAAGGCATTGGACTTTCACTTTGGCGCTTCAACCTTGGGGCTGGAACGGCCGAACAAGGCACCAATAGCGGAATCAAAGACGAATGGCGGCGGGCGGAGTCTTTTTTACGCCCCGACGGTACTTATGATTGGGACAAACAGGCGGGGCAACGCTGGTTTTTAGAAGCAGCCAAACAACGGGGAGTGCCCTATTTTTTAGCTTTCCCCAACAGTCCTCCCGTTTCATTTACAACCAATGGCAAAGGCTTCGCTACCAATAAAACCACCAACCTTAACCCCGAACGATACGGCGATTTTGCCGATTTTATGGCCCAAAGTCTAAAAGGAATTCAAGCAAAAACGGGGGTAAATTTCAACTACATCAGCCCTGTCAACGAACCACAGTGGGATTGGAGCGACGGAGGCCAAGAAGGAACGCCCTTTTATAACCAGCAAATAGCGGGCATTTGCCGTGCCTTGAACAAAGCTCTGGTAAATGCTAAGTTATCGACCCAAATCAACGTAGCGGAAGCAGGTCAACTGGAGTTTTTGTATTCTGAGCATGGTCGCGCGGGCAAAGGCACTCAAATTCAGGCATTTTTTGACAAAAACTCTCCCGATTATCTTGGCGATTTATCCCAACTGACGCGGGCTATTTCGGGGCATAGTTACTTTACGTCTTCGCCTTATGACAAGGCGGTCAACGTTCGTAAACAAGTACTTACCGAACTCAACAAGCAGCAAGAGTTACGCTACTGGATGTCGGAATATTGCATTTTGGGGGACAATGGCGGCGAAATCAATGGCTCAGGCAAAGACCTTGGCATGAGTCCTGCGTTGTACGTGGCAAAATTGATTCACAACGACCTGACCAATGCCAACGCGACGGCTTGGCATTGGTGGCTGGCTATTTCGCCTTACAATTACAAAGACGGCCTGATTTATATCGACAAAAATAAAACTGACGGTAATTTTCAGTCGTCCAAAATGCTTTGGGCGTTGGGAAACTACAGCCGTTTTATTCGTCCAGGAGCTGTGCGGGTAGATGCAACGTTAAGCCAAACCAATCAAGCGTTGTACGCATCGTCTTACAAAAATACCGATGGGCGATTGGTAACGGTACTTGTCAATACGAGTGATATTCCAGTCGCTATACAACCTAACGTAACTTCCAAAAAACGAAGCCGTTGGGAAGCATTTACGACTTCCGAAAATGAAGACTTACGCCCAACATCTCTTTCTTCAAAATCATTGATTATCAAAGGAAAAAGTGTTGTTACGTTGGTAGAAAAGTAG
- a CDS encoding DUF4932 domain-containing protein, whose amino-acid sequence MKNVSATLVMLFWGYLTLLGQTASPVRLSETYELANIILALTDYGKTDPWEVSQQSAYYQEVRTYFDAYRHHPLLTKVNYSRQQWQNYLSFRTDSYAFIFDGSNHLIRKIAFSANSGFNPFEENLALIEDFVQTTRFRQFYTNHIPYYKGLASAYLVSQRYPEMLQFLENELGKQPTLSSYAIVMSPLVGRMNCHRVVEGVGTDFITLPSFILMGKTLQTTSEEEIASGTHMLFTELDHAFVNPMTELYQLLVKTHFSNQRWDTGSGYEKDSLATFNEYMTWAVYNLYVQHYFPSVAKKVSLEWAMQNETRGFYASNLFNKELEAMYQKRKTGQTLEDLYPRLIKRLGKLQNRVQKPVIQSSNLSDKNLSDTVAKFVVYFSEPMIKADSFDVIIATEKEGKVSKERQVEVSKKQGLSWSKDGKSAQFTLHLVHGLNYVFFNVPWQTKTPLCAQTGVYLTPYSQLKTTVAHQ is encoded by the coding sequence ATGAAAAACGTATCAGCTACCCTTGTTATGCTCTTTTGGGGCTATTTAACGCTTTTGGGACAAACTGCATCTCCCGTTCGCTTGTCGGAAACGTACGAGTTGGCAAACATTATTTTGGCCCTGACCGATTATGGAAAAACAGATCCTTGGGAGGTATCGCAGCAATCGGCTTATTACCAAGAAGTGCGCACTTATTTTGATGCCTATCGTCATCATCCATTGTTGACCAAAGTCAATTATTCGCGCCAACAATGGCAAAACTACCTCAGTTTTCGCACCGATTCGTACGCCTTTATTTTTGATGGCTCTAACCATCTTATTCGCAAAATCGCTTTTTCGGCCAATTCGGGTTTTAATCCTTTTGAAGAAAATTTGGCGCTGATTGAAGATTTTGTGCAAACCACTCGTTTTCGTCAATTTTATACCAACCATATTCCTTACTACAAGGGGCTTGCTTCGGCCTATTTGGTTTCGCAGCGGTATCCCGAAATGCTTCAATTTTTAGAAAACGAATTGGGAAAACAACCTACCCTCAGTTCTTACGCGATTGTCATGTCACCCTTGGTCGGACGGATGAACTGCCACCGAGTCGTCGAAGGTGTTGGCACCGATTTTATTACCCTTCCGTCGTTTATTCTCATGGGTAAAACCCTCCAAACTACCAGCGAAGAAGAAATTGCTTCGGGTACTCACATGTTGTTTACTGAGCTAGACCACGCGTTTGTCAATCCAATGACCGAATTGTATCAATTGTTGGTCAAAACCCACTTTTCAAACCAACGTTGGGATACAGGCAGCGGATATGAAAAAGATAGCCTTGCTACTTTTAATGAATACATGACGTGGGCAGTATATAATTTGTACGTTCAGCACTATTTTCCGAGCGTTGCTAAGAAAGTCAGCCTCGAATGGGCCATGCAAAACGAGACGCGCGGGTTTTATGCTAGTAATCTGTTTAACAAAGAATTAGAAGCAATGTATCAAAAACGAAAAACAGGACAAACCCTCGAAGATTTGTACCCTCGTTTAATCAAACGCCTTGGTAAACTTCAAAATCGTGTCCAAAAACCAGTCATCCAAAGCTCTAATTTATCCGACAAAAATCTTTCAGATACAGTAGCGAAATTTGTGGTGTATTTTTCCGAACCCATGATAAAAGCAGATTCATTCGACGTCATTATCGCGACCGAAAAAGAAGGAAAAGTGTCCAAAGAGCGACAAGTAGAAGTGTCTAAAAAACAAGGGCTATCGTGGTCTAAAGACGGAAAAAGCGCCCAATTTACCCTTCATTTGGTTCATGGCTTGAATTATGTTTTCTTCAACGTTCCTTGGCAAACCAAGACTCCACTTTGTGCCCAAACGGGAGTTTATTTGACTCCTTACAGTCAGCTAAAAACAACCGTAGCGCACCAATAA
- a CDS encoding LytTR family DNA-binding domain-containing protein translates to MKAILIDDEPHNLSNLQSLLTTYCPQIEVCAVAKNAEEGKKALYKHQPDLLFLDIQMPQQDGFELLRSLTEYDFEVIFVTAYDQYAIKAMRFSAVDYLLKPVSISELQAAVKRALKQRELKIQNQQIGHLMKWLTSQAQKEELQIALSTLQETRFVKTSEIIRCESSNNYTTFFLKEGTTLVVSKPIYEYDDLLSSHGFLRCHQSHLVNKSFIKSWKKEYGDFLQLADGSQVPVSRGKKDAIKRALNL, encoded by the coding sequence ATGAAAGCAATCCTTATCGACGACGAGCCTCACAACTTGAGTAATTTACAGTCGCTTTTGACGACGTACTGTCCACAAATTGAGGTATGTGCAGTAGCCAAAAATGCCGAAGAAGGTAAAAAAGCGCTTTACAAACACCAGCCTGACCTCCTTTTTTTGGATATTCAAATGCCACAGCAAGATGGTTTTGAGCTACTTAGGAGCCTAACTGAATACGACTTTGAAGTAATTTTTGTGACTGCTTACGACCAATACGCCATCAAAGCAATGCGGTTTTCGGCGGTAGATTACTTGCTCAAGCCCGTGTCTATTAGTGAGTTACAAGCCGCTGTAAAACGAGCACTTAAACAGCGAGAATTAAAAATTCAGAACCAACAAATCGGGCATTTGATGAAATGGCTTACTTCTCAAGCTCAAAAAGAAGAGCTACAAATTGCGCTTTCGACCTTGCAAGAAACTCGTTTTGTCAAAACCAGTGAAATCATTCGCTGCGAATCGTCCAACAATTACACCACGTTTTTTTTGAAGGAAGGCACCACGTTGGTCGTAAGCAAACCTATTTACGAATACGACGACCTTCTGAGTAGTCACGGTTTTTTGCGCTGTCATCAGTCGCATTTGGTGAATAAATCCTTCATTAAAAGCTGGAAAAAAGAATACGGCGATTTTTTACAACTCGCCGATGGTTCGCAAGTACCCGTGTCGCGTGGCAAAAAAGATGCCATCAAGAGGGCGTTGAACCTCTGA
- a CDS encoding sensor histidine kinase → MRLFWFTFLLISSNLFAQINWGEYSQSFPQGALDKPETVALILTIPKTNNSFWVTQEYSPHFLAIEKDASFTSIRTSNIVARTTFDNSNAHFFLHGVDKNNAQDYEFRVMEYPSQQELVPWKDIGQFTDEAVIKSSALPQMAYLGGYKTSLGKGLIVDVRKKGAKKIVATSIVAWETIRPAATGVFTSENLDVFLQKLQYPWARPTSKHVVNYSLDNLQLPANNTHLIFTLNAEIYTKNQVQYQLIHNDKIVRPWSDNEYDNSFIWLKDFSPGRYKIQICYAVQPQHVTEYAFEVAPYWYQTWWFKTVIAGIGMVVISLGVFIYLLIRQRRRTQQEMEHKQKLQLELKALYAQLNPHFIFNALSSIQGLINHQNLKGANDYLADFAQLLRETLTQSSQQETSLFQELQTMETYLKLEQLRFGFRYSMEVDTQLDVYATSLPPLLWQPLVENSIKHGISVLQEKGVISVLFQQKGEALCLTIRDNGRGFDTQIPTTGFGLKLTKERIALLNQLNPEQPISLTIETPADLGMQVTLTFNHWFV, encoded by the coding sequence ATGCGCTTATTTTGGTTTACTTTTCTTCTGATTTCTTCAAATCTTTTTGCCCAAATCAACTGGGGAGAGTATTCCCAAAGTTTTCCGCAGGGAGCGTTGGATAAACCCGAAACGGTGGCATTGATACTCACAATTCCTAAAACCAACAATTCTTTTTGGGTAACTCAAGAATATAGTCCGCATTTTCTAGCCATAGAAAAAGATGCGTCGTTTACCAGCATTCGCACTTCTAATATCGTCGCTCGCACTACGTTTGATAATTCAAATGCTCATTTTTTCTTACATGGCGTCGATAAAAACAATGCCCAAGACTACGAGTTTCGCGTCATGGAATACCCCAGTCAACAGGAGCTTGTTCCGTGGAAAGACATTGGTCAGTTTACGGACGAGGCAGTGATAAAAAGCTCTGCTCTTCCCCAAATGGCCTATTTGGGTGGCTATAAAACATCGTTGGGTAAGGGACTTATCGTGGACGTTCGCAAGAAGGGGGCAAAGAAAATAGTAGCCACTAGCATCGTGGCGTGGGAGACGATACGGCCTGCGGCAACGGGTGTTTTTACGTCCGAGAATCTGGATGTTTTTTTGCAAAAACTCCAATATCCTTGGGCTCGTCCTACTTCAAAGCATGTAGTGAATTACTCGTTAGATAATCTTCAACTACCTGCCAACAATACTCATTTGATATTTACCCTAAATGCGGAGATTTATACCAAAAATCAGGTTCAATATCAGCTCATTCACAACGATAAAATCGTTCGCCCGTGGAGTGACAACGAGTACGACAATAGTTTTATCTGGCTCAAAGATTTTTCACCAGGGCGGTATAAAATTCAAATCTGTTACGCCGTTCAACCTCAGCACGTTACTGAATACGCTTTTGAAGTAGCTCCTTATTGGTACCAAACATGGTGGTTTAAAACCGTCATTGCAGGAATCGGAATGGTGGTTATTAGTCTGGGCGTTTTTATCTATTTGTTGATTCGTCAGCGACGACGGACTCAGCAAGAAATGGAGCACAAACAAAAACTCCAGTTGGAACTCAAGGCGTTATACGCACAACTCAATCCTCATTTTATTTTCAATGCCCTTAGCTCCATTCAAGGACTTATCAACCACCAAAATTTAAAGGGGGCTAATGATTATTTGGCAGATTTTGCCCAACTCCTGCGTGAAACACTGACCCAAAGTAGTCAACAAGAAACCTCGCTTTTTCAAGAATTACAAACCATGGAAACCTACCTAAAATTGGAACAACTACGGTTTGGGTTTCGCTATTCTATGGAAGTCGATACACAACTGGATGTATATGCAACCAGCTTACCACCCTTACTTTGGCAACCCTTGGTCGAAAATTCCATCAAGCATGGAATTTCGGTTTTGCAGGAGAAAGGAGTCATAAGTGTGCTGTTCCAACAAAAAGGAGAGGCGTTGTGCTTAACAATTAGGGATAACGGACGGGGTTTTGACACACAAATACCAACAACGGGTTTTGGTTTAAAACTCACCAAAGAGCGAATCGCCCTGCTGAATCAACTCAATCCCGAACAACCCATTTCGCTTACAATCGAAACTCCAGCCGATTTAGGCATGCAAGTGACCCTCACTTTTAACCACTGGTTTGTATGA